A window of Halodesulfovibrio aestuarii DSM 17919 = ATCC 29578 contains these coding sequences:
- the ubiE gene encoding bifunctional demethylmenaquinone methyltransferase/2-methoxy-6-polyprenyl-1,4-benzoquinol methylase UbiE — translation MQCSPNEHAREVSGMFSRIARWYDFLNHLLSGGMDFYWRQQLVKATVPGKTGLMLDLAAGTMDVSLEIVRQHPQTKVAALDYCRPMLTTGRKKLTKGRDRRIFPVHADGRTLPLPDNSVDCATISFGIRNIIPREEAFKELNRVLVPGGRLCILEFGTGKHPVWKGFYNMYLKKILPMIGKIFSGDAGAYQYLADTIMAFPTAAELSTEMMKAGFDRVYYKPMTSGIVYLHVAQKKAE, via the coding sequence ATGCAATGTTCACCAAATGAACATGCCCGAGAAGTTTCCGGCATGTTTAGCCGTATTGCCCGCTGGTACGATTTTTTGAATCATCTGCTTAGCGGCGGAATGGATTTCTACTGGCGACAGCAGCTTGTGAAGGCAACAGTACCGGGGAAAACCGGTCTGATGCTTGATCTTGCCGCTGGTACTATGGATGTTTCCTTAGAAATTGTCCGCCAGCATCCGCAGACTAAAGTTGCAGCGTTAGACTATTGTCGTCCTATGCTGACCACTGGTCGCAAAAAGCTTACAAAGGGACGCGACAGACGTATCTTCCCAGTGCATGCTGACGGCAGAACCTTGCCGTTGCCGGACAACAGTGTCGATTGTGCAACAATTTCGTTTGGAATCCGCAATATTATTCCGCGTGAGGAAGCGTTTAAAGAACTTAATCGTGTACTTGTGCCGGGCGGAAGATTGTGTATTCTTGAATTTGGTACTGGTAAGCATCCCGTATGGAAGGGCTTTTACAACATGTACCTGAAAAAAATTCTTCCTATGATTGGTAAAATTTTTTCTGGCGATGCTGGTGCATACCAGTATCTTGCCGATACCATCATGGCATTTCCGACAGCCGCTGAGCTGAGTACTGAAATGATGAAAGCCGGTTTTGACCGTGTATATTACAAGCCGATGACATCAGGCATTGTTTATTTGCATGTGGCACAGAAGAAAGCCGAGTAA
- a CDS encoding nucleotide sugar dehydrogenase, giving the protein MVSFERIVSGDVPIAVIGLGYVGLPLAISLAKHFSVIGYDQHAQRVDALRRGKDLTGEVSPEALDDSTAYFTADPQLLEKAGVHIIAVPTPIDAHHTPDLIPLLMATRTVASFMQRDSVVVYESTVWPGATEEKCVPVLENVSGMRFGRDFSVGYSPERINPGDKVHTIENVVKIVAGSDDMTTALLAGVYGKIIPAGVHPVSSIMVAEAAKVIENTQRDLNIALMNELAIIFNALGIDTGEVLEAAGTKWNFLPFAPGLVGGHCIGVDPYYLTFKAESLGYHPQVILAGRRINDSMGKFVAESCVKELIRKGVSVRDAKVGILGFTYKENVPDIRNTRVIDIVRELKEYGIEALVHDPIADNEQAIREYEISLSHLKDFQQLDAVIVAVPHDDYSFIQPNQLLKWFRNAANTLVVDVKGFFDPAVMEAVGIELWRM; this is encoded by the coding sequence ATGGTATCTTTTGAACGGATTGTGTCTGGAGATGTTCCTATTGCCGTTATCGGCCTTGGTTATGTCGGTTTACCTCTTGCTATTTCTTTGGCGAAACATTTTTCCGTTATCGGATACGACCAGCATGCGCAGCGGGTAGATGCCCTGCGCCGTGGAAAAGATCTGACCGGAGAGGTCTCTCCAGAAGCTCTCGATGATAGTACTGCGTATTTTACTGCTGATCCGCAGCTTTTAGAGAAAGCTGGAGTGCACATAATAGCGGTTCCGACACCTATTGATGCACATCATACGCCGGACTTGATTCCGTTGCTTATGGCTACCAGAACCGTTGCTTCCTTCATGCAGCGCGATTCAGTGGTAGTGTATGAGTCAACGGTATGGCCGGGAGCCACAGAGGAAAAGTGTGTTCCTGTGCTTGAAAATGTATCCGGAATGCGGTTTGGCAGGGATTTCTCTGTCGGTTATTCGCCGGAGCGCATCAATCCCGGAGATAAGGTGCATACTATTGAAAATGTCGTTAAAATTGTTGCCGGTTCAGACGACATGACAACAGCGTTGTTAGCGGGAGTGTATGGAAAAATTATTCCTGCCGGTGTGCATCCTGTCAGTTCAATAATGGTCGCCGAAGCTGCAAAGGTTATCGAAAATACGCAGCGGGATTTGAATATTGCGTTAATGAACGAGCTGGCGATTATCTTCAATGCATTAGGGATTGATACAGGCGAAGTGCTTGAAGCAGCTGGAACAAAATGGAATTTTCTGCCATTTGCGCCGGGGCTTGTTGGTGGGCATTGCATAGGGGTAGACCCGTATTATCTAACTTTTAAAGCAGAATCATTAGGGTATCATCCGCAGGTTATTCTTGCCGGTAGGCGTATTAACGACTCTATGGGCAAGTTTGTCGCTGAATCCTGCGTAAAGGAGCTTATCCGTAAAGGCGTTTCAGTCCGTGATGCAAAAGTTGGAATATTAGGGTTTACGTACAAAGAGAATGTACCGGATATCCGCAATACCCGCGTAATTGATATTGTCAGAGAACTTAAGGAATATGGGATAGAAGCACTCGTGCATGATCCTATTGCTGATAACGAGCAGGCTATTCGCGAGTATGAAATTTCGCTGAGCCACCTCAAAGATTTTCAGCAGTTGGATGCTGTTATTGTCGCAGTACCTCACGATGACTATTCTTTTATCCAGCCAAACCAGTTGCTCAAGTGGTTTCGCAATGCCGCGAATACGTTAGTGGTAGATGTGAAGGGATTTTTCGATCCTGCTGTGATGGAGGCAGTAGGGATAGAACTTTGGAGAATGTGA
- the mqnB gene encoding futalosine hydrolase translates to MTLVIATATQTEMKAVLLGFNGRGRIGCNFPHAGEYCESPVNDHHCLLAVTGVGPVNAALSIGRILGERKDITGVLNLGVAGSFDLEQAPLGSVVAADSEIWPEYGLHTAEGIDPEGIKFPIWEYNGVDGPCPVWDRIELELQKAFRMLNLSPPKDLLRGASMTVSGVTGTEERARMLVERYKPLTENMEGFSLALACLQSGIPFLELRTVSNLVGSRRPEHWKLDDALQALGRHARELFV, encoded by the coding sequence ATGACACTGGTTATTGCAACAGCAACTCAAACTGAAATGAAAGCTGTTCTGCTAGGGTTTAACGGGCGTGGGCGGATTGGATGCAATTTTCCTCATGCAGGGGAATATTGTGAATCGCCTGTTAACGATCATCATTGTCTACTTGCGGTTACGGGAGTCGGTCCTGTCAATGCTGCGTTAAGTATTGGCAGAATTCTCGGTGAGCGCAAAGATATTACTGGTGTCCTAAACCTTGGGGTTGCAGGAAGTTTTGATTTAGAGCAAGCTCCGTTAGGCAGTGTTGTCGCTGCCGATTCGGAAATTTGGCCGGAATACGGACTGCATACGGCAGAAGGTATTGACCCTGAAGGTATTAAATTTCCCATATGGGAATATAATGGCGTCGATGGACCGTGTCCTGTGTGGGATAGAATAGAGCTGGAGTTACAGAAAGCTTTCCGAATGCTCAATTTATCTCCTCCGAAGGATTTACTAAGAGGCGCAAGCATGACAGTATCCGGCGTCACCGGAACAGAAGAACGTGCCCGTATGCTGGTTGAGCGGTACAAGCCGCTTACTGAAAATATGGAAGGGTTCTCCCTTGCTCTTGCTTGTCTTCAATCCGGAATTCCTTTTCTTGAACTTCGCACCGTTTCTAATCTGGTTGGGTCTCGCAGGCCTGAACACTGGAAACTTGACGATGCGCTTCAAGCTCTTGGCAGGCACGCCAGAGAGCTTTTTGTTTAG
- a CDS encoding DUF2065 domain-containing protein, which translates to MQIDWNLLLTALGLAFVLEGLPYVLFADKLPKYLREIAERGPNALRYMGLTAMSAGVLLVWLMRH; encoded by the coding sequence ATGCAGATCGATTGGAATTTACTACTCACAGCGCTAGGGCTTGCATTTGTTCTCGAAGGTCTTCCTTACGTCCTTTTTGCGGACAAGCTTCCTAAATACTTACGTGAAATTGCAGAACGCGGACCAAACGCTTTACGCTACATGGGATTAACCGCCATGTCTGCCGGTGTTCTGCTTGTTTGGCTTATGCGCCATTAG